The following are encoded together in the Acetomicrobium sp. S15 = DSM 107314 genome:
- a CDS encoding toxin-antitoxin system HicB family antitoxin, producing the protein MEKNLEYYMKLNYPLEVIEVPEEEGGGVIITIPILGRASMNAYGETFEEARAMLDELKKDSFSRWLKEGLPIPEPEEADEEYSGHFALRMPKFLHRMLAEKAKRENASINSLINILLSLALSGSNVMDMDKIKEIVKAAFKECFQETTWNEMHVIHHIGVEHAINNDIAKKTVSQWYSDAKNSGKLQNIA; encoded by the coding sequence TTGGAAAAGAACTTAGAGTATTACATGAAATTGAATTATCCACTTGAAGTCATAGAAGTTCCCGAAGAAGAAGGTGGGGGAGTTATCATTACGATCCCTATTTTGGGAAGAGCGTCGATGAATGCATATGGTGAAACATTCGAGGAAGCAAGAGCAATGTTAGACGAATTGAAGAAGGACTCTTTTTCGCGCTGGCTTAAAGAAGGGCTCCCAATACCAGAGCCTGAGGAAGCGGATGAAGAGTATAGCGGTCACTTTGCTCTTCGTATGCCGAAATTTCTTCACCGGATGTTAGCAGAAAAAGCAAAACGCGAAAATGCAAGCATCAACAGCTTAATCAACATACTGCTCTCGTTAGCCTTATCTGGATCCAACGTAATGGATATGGATAAAATCAAAGAAATAGTTAAGGCTGCTTTCAAAGAATGCTTTCAAGAAACAACTTGGAACGAGATGCATGTTATTCATCACATTGGAGTCGAGCATGCTATAAACAATGACATTGCCAAAAAGACAGTCTCGCAATGGTATTCGGATGCCAAAAACTCCGGAAAACTTCAGAATATAGCATGA
- a CDS encoding FxLYD domain-containing protein: MRKVALCLLMVLALSFTYGSAFAEDKFPLKNVSYTVNDLGTEFIGEVTNNSGTSYTMASFKLSVYDANEKLLDVVDIVINNFEDGQTRSFNGISMKQISEISRFKLQFEVGI; encoded by the coding sequence ATGAGAAAGGTAGCTCTTTGTTTGTTGATGGTTTTAGCTCTCAGCTTCACATATGGATCAGCTTTCGCTGAGGATAAATTCCCGCTTAAAAACGTCAGCTATACTGTAAACGATTTGGGGACTGAATTTATCGGCGAAGTTACAAACAATTCCGGAACAAGCTATACCATGGCCTCCTTTAAGCTCAGCGTTTACGATGCCAATGAAAAGTTGCTCGACGTCGTAGATATCGTTATAAACAATTTTGAGGACGGCCAAACCCGCAGTTTTAATGGCATTTCCATGAAGCAGATATCCGAGATCTCGCGCTTCAAGCTGCAATTCGAGGTCGGCATATAG